The Chryseobacterium phocaeense genome includes the window ATGGTCAATTTTTGCTAATGCAAAGTCAATAGTCAATTTTACCCCCGAAATAAAGTTTACAAGCGAAGCGCATTCACAATTGACAATTCATATCATCCTTTTCATCCAAAAAAACATTAATTTCACCATTTAAAATCCACGGTTTCCATGCAGCAGCAAAAAATAAACATTTCACCGGCCGTTATCTGGATCAGTTCCCTTTTCCTGGGAATTTTATCCTCTGTTCCCCAACTGGCTTCCCATGAATTCAACTGGAAGGAAGCAGCCGTTAATTCAGCCATTACCGCAGCGTTTTCGATTATCATGTGGTATCTTAATATTTATCTGTTTAACCGCAATGCAGGGAAAAGGAAGCAGGATATTTCCTATTCGAGGTTATTGATGATCTTGGCGTTCGGAATGGTCATTATGTTCGGGCTGGCATGGATTCAGCAGCTTATTTTATCACATATCAATTTTGGTCCTGTGATGCTGATGGTAGAAGTAAGGGGAATCCTGATCAATCTTGTCTGCTATATGTTCCTTACTCTGCTTCAGAATAATTACGCAGGCCAACAGGTACAGCTGGAGCTGGAAAAGGTGAAAAGTGATAATCTGGGTGCTCAGTATGAACTGCTGAAACAGCAGGTAAATCCCCATTTCCTGTTCAACAGCCTGAATACCTTAAAATCAATGGCAGAAACCAATGATTCAGAAACGGTGGATTTCATCATTAAACTTTCCGATTTTTACAGATTTACCCTTGAAAGCCGAAAACTGGACCTCATCACTGTACAGGAAGAAATGAAGATCATAGAAGCATATCTTTTTCTACAAAAAGCGCGTTTCGGAGAAGGAATTTCATTTACAAACGGACTTAGAACTGAAGATCTGAAAACCCTTATTCCTCCTTTCACGCTGCAGCTTCTGGTGGAAAACTGTATCAAACACAATATTGTATCGCAAAGTAAGCCACTTCACATAAAAATTTACAGTTCTGAAGATAAGATCATTATTGAAAACCCCATTCAGCGAAAAATAACGACTGAAGAATCTTTAGGTGTTGGCCTTGATAATATTAAAATGCGTTTCAGCCATCTGCTGGAACAGGAAATTGAAATTTATTCAGACGAAAAAATCTTTCAAATAAAACTACCTTTGATCCATGAATATTATCATCATTGAAGACGAATTCAGAGCTGCAAAATCCCTTCAGAACCTTATTCTGGACCTAAAACCAGAGTCTAACATCCTGGGAGTTTATGACAGTATCGAAACCAGTGTTGAAGCTTTATCAAACCCCATCAAGCCGGACCTTATTTTTATGGATATCCAGCTTTCGGACGGGCTTTCGTTTGAAATCTTCAAAACAGCGGAGATCACCTGTCCTGTCATTTTCTGTACTGCTTTTGATCAGTATATGCTTGATGCCTTTAAAAGTAAAGGCGTAGATTACATCCTGAAGCCTTTCTCCCGGGAAGATATTGCCGAAGCCCTCAGAAAAGTAGATGATCTGAAAAAATTCTTCAGTAAAAATGAACTTCCCGATATTGAATTTCTTTTACAAAAAATCAATCAGCCGGCAGGGAAAAGCAGTTTTCTTGTTTTTAAGAATCAAAAATATACTACGATCCTTACAGAAAATATTGCCTATTTTTATATCCATAATGAAATTACTCATCTGGTGACTTTTGACAAAGAACAGTTTCAGCTGTCCCAGCCGCTTGGGCAGGTTGCCGAGCAGGTTTCCGGAAAACAGTTTTTCAGGATCAACCGGCAGTATCTGGTCAATTTCAAGGCCATCAAAGAAATGGAACATTATTTCCAGCGCAAAATCCTGGTTAAACTGGTCATTGAAACTCCTGAAAATCTCCTGATCAACAAAGAGAAAACACATAGTTTCTTTACCTGGCTGGAAGACCGTTAACAGCTCCATTTTTTAGCACTGAATATTTCCGGGTTCGCCTTCCATTTTGTCCGGCTGACCCTTTTTTATATTCTTTTGCACTTAAAAGGAATCTACTTTTGATCAAAATTAAAAGATATGATTCTAAAAAATTTGTTAGCCGTAGGAACTTTTACCAGTTTAATGTTCGCGGCTTCCGCATTTGTTCTGAAAGAAGAAATAAAAAAACCTGACCCTGGTTTTCCATCTGAAAATAACGGTCTTGCCGTTCTGGAACTTTTTACTTCCGAAGGCTGTTCAAGCTGTCCTCCTGCCGATGAACTGATGGGACAGATCGAAAAAGAATACCGGAACCGCCCCGTCTATATCCTTTCCTATCATGTAGACTACTGGAACCGTCTGGGATGGAAAGACCGGTTCAGCAGTGCGGCCAATTCGCAACGCCAGCAATTCTACAGTCGTCTTCTTCAATCCCAGACGTATACACCACAACTGGTGATCAATGGAAAGCAGGAGTTTGTCGGCTCTGACAGGAATTCCATAGAAAACGCTCTTCAAAATGCATTATTTAATGCTAAAAATTCTTCCGTACATCTTTCTGCGAATATTGATCAGAAAACAGTTACCGTCGGGTATAAAACCTCTGAATCTGATCCTAAAAGCACATTGCTGATCAGCTTGGTTGAAAAGAAATCTTCCACCCATGTGGGCGGAGGTGAAAATGAAGGACACCATCTGCAGCACTGGCAGATCGTTCATGAGCAGAAACAGATCTCACTGAAAGATCTTTCCGAAGGAAGCATCCACTTCAAAATCCCTGAGAATTTCTCTGCTGAAAAATGGGAAATCGTCGGGTTTATCCAGAATCTTAAAACCGGAAAGATTTCAGGAGCTTCTAAAACTTTAATTCAATAAGGTTTATTGGAAAACGCAAAGTCGCAAGAGAAGCATTACAAAACTTTGCGTCATTTCATTACTTCAACATATTATTCAACATCATACAATTTAAAATAATAAAACAATGAAAACAAAAACAACAAAAATCATCTATTGGTCAGGCGTAATTTTTATGTCATTATGGTTCGGGGCAAGCGGCTTCTTTGAACTCACAAAAAATCCTGTAGTCTGGGATATAACCCGACAGTTGGGATATCCGCCTCATTTTATATATATCCTCGGGGTTTTTAAACTTTCAGGCATTCCGGTTCTTCTTCTTCCCAACCGTTTATTAAGATTGAAAGAATGGGTGTTTGCGGGAATGTTTTTCGATATCATCTTCGCTTTCTTCTCAAAAATTGCAGTACTGGGCTCTGCTGCGACGATTGATGCGATCATTGCATTTACCGTCCTTTCCGTAACGTATGTAATGTTCAGGAAACTATATGCTCCCGAGCTGATCTATGGAGAGGCATAACTGAAATCTATTCTTAAGCGTTTAATTAATAGCTATATTTTAACAAATAAATCCTCCGGAAATGGGAGGATTTATTATTAAAATATGTCGTAGAAAATATAAGTTGAATCTGATTTTTCCTGTTAATTCATAAAGCTTTCCGGAATCCATTCATAAGCAGCATCTTTCTTTTTGGCAAAGCCCAAGCCCGGCCATGGAAGATGATAAGCAAAAGCCCTCGTTTTAGTTTCGGCCAGTTGGCGGACAAGCTTTTTACGGGATTCTGTAGCAATATCCAGATCCGTATCTCCGGAGAATCCCCATTCCGGATGTGGAAAAAGGATGACATCGGAATGGATCAGATCAGCGATATATATCAGATTTTCATTGCCTGACGAAATGGTCACCATGGTCAGTCCCGGTGTATGTCCCGGAGCCAGCTGAAAACTGAAATGTTCAAACAGAGGCTTATTAAAATCATAAAATTTAAGCTTCGGACGGATGGTTTTCAGGATATTCTGAATAGGCGGAATCACCTGGTTCAGAAATTCCGGCTCTTCTTTGAGGAAACTGTTTTTAAAATCTTTGATAGAAGCCTTAAGCCAGAAGTCATGTTCAATTTTTGAAATATAAAGATCCGCATTGGGGAAAACCAATTTGTTTTGTTTGTCCACCACTCCACCAATATGATCCGGATGGGCGTGTGAAATAAAAACATCAGTAATATCTTTCGGTGAAAATCCTGCTTTCTGTAAACTTTTGAGTAAAAAACCTGTTCTTTCATCAGCAAATATCCCCATCCCGGAATCCAGTAAAATCAACCGGTCTTTCGTTCTGACCAGCATCAGGTTCATCGCCATATCCACATAGGTATCCGGACGGAAATTATCCCTCAGCAACGCTTTCAACTGAGGCACATCTGCTCTTGGAGAAAATGTATTGACATTGGTTTCATGAATATATCCGTCAGTCAGGATAAACAGATCCAGCCCGCCGAGTTTTATTTTTTTAAATGTTGAAAGATCTTCTTCAGAATATTTTGGAAGTGCTTTCGTAGATGCCAAAACACCGGAAAGCGGAACGAAGCTCAGTGCGCCGGCCATCAGTCCGTTTTTTAAGAGTTCTCTTCTGTTCATGATCAGGATGCTTTTAAATATTCCGGTTTCGTGTTCCACGAAACCGGAATTATAATTATTTTAGTTGTTGACCAGCTTCATTGATCCTTCCGTGTACCTTTCACCCACGTTAGGATATTTTTTCAGAAGATTGTCGATAGTTTCCATATCAGATGGCGACAGGTCTATATTTATTGCCTCAATATTCTCCTGAAGATATTTAATACGTTTGGTTCCCGGAATCGGGATAATGTCTCCGCCCTGATTCAGGACCCATGCCAGAGCCAGCTGCGTTCCTTTTACTCCTTTTGACTCTGCAAATTCATTGATTTCCCGGGCAAGATTCTTATTGTTTTCCAGGTATTCTGCCTGATAGCGAGGTAGTGATTTCCTGAAGTCTTCATCCCCGAAATTCTGAACTTCATTAATGTTCGCAAAAAGCCCTCTTGCCAGCGGAGAATAAGGAACCAATGTAATTCCAAGCTCCCTGATGGTGGGAAGAATCTCTTTTTCCACATCTTTGGTCAGGATAGAATATTCTGACTGTAAAGCGGTAATTGGGTGTATTTTATTGGCTTTTCTGATAGATTCTGCAGAAGCTTCCGACAGTCCGAGGTATTTTACTTTTCCTTCTTTAACCAGTTCTGCCATAGCGCCTACGGTTTCTTCTACCGGAATATTCGGGTCTACCCTGTGGGCGTAATACAGATCAATGGTGTCTATTTTCAGTCGCTGAAGACTCAGATCCACAGCCTGTCTGATCCATTCCGGTGAACCATCGAAATAAGTCCCCGGAGCTCCGCTGTGGCTGGGTTTTCCATCTTTAAACCTGAATCCGAATTTGGTGGCAATAAAGATTTTATCCCTGTTGGGAACCAGAACTTTTGAGATCAGTTTTTCATTTTCCCCTGCGGCATACATATCTGCCGTATCCCAGAAATTTACTCCAAGATCCAGCGCTTTATGTAAGGTATTGATGCTTTCCTGTTCATCAGCCGGACCGTAGGCAAAACTCATTCCCATACATCCCAGACCTATTGCAGACAGCTGCTCTCCTGTGTTTCCTAATTTTCTGAATTTCATAATGCTATGTGATTTAAAATTGATAAGACAAAATTAGAACAGAAAAACTGCGGAACCTCTATAGAATTCAAACCAAGAATTATAAAATTCAAACAACTGCCGTTCTGACTGCATTAGGCGCTAATCCGGTCTGTTTTTTGAAAAAGTTGGTAAAATAAGCAGGCTCTTCGAAGCCCAGTCCATACGCAATTTCAGAGATATTCCAGTCAGTATGTTTCAGCAAAGCGTTCGCTTCCTGGATGATCCTTGAGGTGATCTGCTGGCTCGTGGTTTTTCCGGTCATTTCCTTTACGGAACGGTTCAGGGAATTCACATGGATAGAAAGGCTACGGGCATAGTCATTCGGTGTTTTTAGCTTCAGAAAAGCTTCCGGACTGTCAATGGGAAACTGTCTTTCCAGCAGTTCCATAAACAGTGAGGCAACCCTGTGTGAGGCATTCTGGTAAGGTTCGAAATTTTCGGCAGGCTGCATTTTCATGGTCTCGTGGATCAGGAGATGAAGGCAGGCACGAAGCATATCATATTTGTGAACATACTCCGTCTGAATCTCATTCATCATCTTAATAAAAAGGTCTGAGACTATTTTTTGCTGCATTTCATCAATAAAGAAAACAGGAGTTCCCCCAATTTTAAAAAGCTGTGAGTCCAAAAGATTTCCCAGGCGGGTCCCATTCTGCAAAAACTGATCGGTAAAGAGGCA containing:
- a CDS encoding sensor histidine kinase; the encoded protein is MQQQKINISPAVIWISSLFLGILSSVPQLASHEFNWKEAAVNSAITAAFSIIMWYLNIYLFNRNAGKRKQDISYSRLLMILAFGMVIMFGLAWIQQLILSHINFGPVMLMVEVRGILINLVCYMFLTLLQNNYAGQQVQLELEKVKSDNLGAQYELLKQQVNPHFLFNSLNTLKSMAETNDSETVDFIIKLSDFYRFTLESRKLDLITVQEEMKIIEAYLFLQKARFGEGISFTNGLRTEDLKTLIPPFTLQLLVENCIKHNIVSQSKPLHIKIYSSEDKIIIENPIQRKITTEESLGVGLDNIKMRFSHLLEQEIEIYSDEKIFQIKLPLIHEYYHH
- a CDS encoding LytR/AlgR family response regulator transcription factor; protein product: MNIIIIEDEFRAAKSLQNLILDLKPESNILGVYDSIETSVEALSNPIKPDLIFMDIQLSDGLSFEIFKTAEITCPVIFCTAFDQYMLDAFKSKGVDYILKPFSREDIAEALRKVDDLKKFFSKNELPDIEFLLQKINQPAGKSSFLVFKNQKYTTILTENIAYFYIHNEITHLVTFDKEQFQLSQPLGQVAEQVSGKQFFRINRQYLVNFKAIKEMEHYFQRKILVKLVIETPENLLINKEKTHSFFTWLEDR
- a CDS encoding DUF1223 domain-containing protein, with the translated sequence MILKNLLAVGTFTSLMFAASAFVLKEEIKKPDPGFPSENNGLAVLELFTSEGCSSCPPADELMGQIEKEYRNRPVYILSYHVDYWNRLGWKDRFSSAANSQRQQFYSRLLQSQTYTPQLVINGKQEFVGSDRNSIENALQNALFNAKNSSVHLSANIDQKTVTVGYKTSESDPKSTLLISLVEKKSSTHVGGGENEGHHLQHWQIVHEQKQISLKDLSEGSIHFKIPENFSAEKWEIVGFIQNLKTGKISGASKTLIQ
- a CDS encoding DoxX family protein, producing MKTKTTKIIYWSGVIFMSLWFGASGFFELTKNPVVWDITRQLGYPPHFIYILGVFKLSGIPVLLLPNRLLRLKEWVFAGMFFDIIFAFFSKIAVLGSAATIDAIIAFTVLSVTYVMFRKLYAPELIYGEA
- a CDS encoding MBL fold metallo-hydrolase — encoded protein: MEHETGIFKSILIMNRRELLKNGLMAGALSFVPLSGVLASTKALPKYSEEDLSTFKKIKLGGLDLFILTDGYIHETNVNTFSPRADVPQLKALLRDNFRPDTYVDMAMNLMLVRTKDRLILLDSGMGIFADERTGFLLKSLQKAGFSPKDITDVFISHAHPDHIGGVVDKQNKLVFPNADLYISKIEHDFWLKASIKDFKNSFLKEEPEFLNQVIPPIQNILKTIRPKLKFYDFNKPLFEHFSFQLAPGHTPGLTMVTISSGNENLIYIADLIHSDVILFPHPEWGFSGDTDLDIATESRKKLVRQLAETKTRAFAYHLPWPGLGFAKKKDAAYEWIPESFMN
- a CDS encoding aldo/keto reductase, yielding MKFRKLGNTGEQLSAIGLGCMGMSFAYGPADEQESINTLHKALDLGVNFWDTADMYAAGENEKLISKVLVPNRDKIFIATKFGFRFKDGKPSHSGAPGTYFDGSPEWIRQAVDLSLQRLKIDTIDLYYAHRVDPNIPVEETVGAMAELVKEGKVKYLGLSEASAESIRKANKIHPITALQSEYSILTKDVEKEILPTIRELGITLVPYSPLARGLFANINEVQNFGDEDFRKSLPRYQAEYLENNKNLAREINEFAESKGVKGTQLALAWVLNQGGDIIPIPGTKRIKYLQENIEAINIDLSPSDMETIDNLLKKYPNVGERYTEGSMKLVNN
- a CDS encoding helix-turn-helix domain-containing protein, with the translated sequence MESKETIQGFYLRNGKMERPDPDAGSGVGHFNVFSRDSCSLVTPYSRRDYYKISLIIGKGKLHYADKWIYVDRPALLFSNPVVPYSWDAENEDQTGWFCLFTDQFLQNGTRLGNLLDSQLFKIGGTPVFFIDEMQQKIVSDLFIKMMNEIQTEYVHKYDMLRACLHLLIHETMKMQPAENFEPYQNASHRVASLFMELLERQFPIDSPEAFLKLKTPNDYARSLSIHVNSLNRSVKEMTGKTTSQQITSRIIQEANALLKHTDWNISEIAYGLGFEEPAYFTNFFKKQTGLAPNAVRTAVV